GCCGAGGCCGTGGTAGCCCAGCGGGTAGGGACCGCCCGTGTACGCGAGTCCGGACGCGAGCGAGGCGAGCCCGATCGCGACGATCGGCCAACCGCCGATCGTTGCGAGGTACGCGCCCGCCGCCAGCGCGACGGCAAACGCCACCGCCGTGCCGGCGAGCAGCGTCCTCGGCGACAGCAGCCCGGCCGCGGCGGCGCGGGTCGGCCCGAGCCGATCCGGGCCGTCCGCGCCGTGCAGGCAGTCGAAGGCGTCGTTGGCGAAGTTGGTGCCGATCTGGATCGCGACCGCGCCGGCGAGCGCCGCGAGCGCCGGGCCGAGCGCGAACCCGCCGGCCGCCGCGGCGACCGCCGAGCCGACGGCCACCGGGACGACGCCGACCCACAGCGTCTTCGGGCGGGCGGCGAGCCACCATGCCCGCGCGCGGCCGGCGGGCGAGCGGGCGGCGGCGTGGGCGTGCGCGGTCACGGGTAGCGCGGGAACTTCGAGAAGTCGGGCCGGCGCTTTTCCAGGAACGCGTCGCGGCCCTCCTGGCCTTCCTCGGTCATGTAGAACAGCAGCGTCGCGTTGCCCGCGAGCTCCTGCAAGCCCGCCTGGCCGTCGCAGTCGGCGTTGAGCGCCGCCTTCAGGCAGCGGATCGCCATCGGGCTGTTGGCCAGGATCTCGCGGCACCACTTGATCGTCTCTTCCTCGAGGCGTTCGAGCGGGACGACCGCGTTGACCAGCCCCATGTCGAGCGCCTGCTGGGCGTCGTACTGGCGGCACAGAAACCAGATCTCGCGCGCCTTCTTCTGGCCGACGATGCGCGCCATGTACGACGCGCCGAAGCCGCCGTCGAAGCTACCGACCTTGGGGCCGGTCTGGCCGAACTTCGCGTTGTCCGCGGCAATCGTGATGTCGCACACCAGGTGCAGCACGTGGCCTCCGCCGATTGCGTAGCCGGCCACCATCGCGATCACGGGCTTCGGCATGCGACGAATCTGCATCTGGACGTCGAGGATGTTCAGGCGAGGCACGCCGTCGCTGCCGACGTAGCCGGCCTTGCCGCGCACGCGCTGGTCGCCGCCGGCGCAAAACGCGTCCGGCCCCTCGCCGGTGAGGATGACGACGCCGACGCTGCCGTCGTCGCGCGCGTCGGCGAGAGCGCGCTCCAGTTCCCGCACGGTCTGCGGGCGGAACGCGTTGCGCACCTCGGGGCGGTTGATCGTGATCTTCGCAATCCCGTCGCCGCTCTTTTCGTAACGAATGTCCTCAAATCCCGGTTCGGCTTTCCAGTTGATCGCGGTCATCGGAGCTCCTTGGCTGAATCACAGTGGCCACCGCAGCCGGTGCCTCGAGCACGGGATTGTGGCCACAGTTGGGGACAATGGTGACGCGCGCGTTCGGCATGCGGCGCGCCATGGCGCGCGCGATGCGGGCGAACGTCGCGTCGAGTTCGCCGGCGACGAGGTGAACCGGCACGTCGATCGCGGGCAGAAACGGCGTGTAGTCGGGCATGGCGCCGAGCCCGAGGGCGCGCA
This genomic interval from Deltaproteobacteria bacterium contains the following:
- the menB gene encoding 1,4-dihydroxy-2-naphthoyl-CoA synthase encodes the protein MTAINWKAEPGFEDIRYEKSGDGIAKITINRPEVRNAFRPQTVRELERALADARDDGSVGVVILTGEGPDAFCAGGDQRVRGKAGYVGSDGVPRLNILDVQMQIRRMPKPVIAMVAGYAIGGGHVLHLVCDITIAADNAKFGQTGPKVGSFDGGFGASYMARIVGQKKAREIWFLCRQYDAQQALDMGLVNAVVPLERLEEETIKWCREILANSPMAIRCLKAALNADCDGQAGLQELAGNATLLFYMTEEGQEGRDAFLEKRRPDFSKFPRYP
- a CDS encoding 1,4-dihydroxy-2-naphthoate polyprenyltransferase is translated as MTAHAHAAARSPAGRARAWWLAARPKTLWVGVVPVAVGSAVAAAAGGFALGPALAALAGAVAIQIGTNFANDAFDCLHGADGPDRLGPTRAAAAGLLSPRTLLAGTAVAFAVALAAGAYLATIGGWPIVAIGLASLASGLAYTGGPYPLGYHGLGDVFVFAFFGVVAVCGTVYVQLGTVPALAWLASVPIGALATCVLAVNNARDADTDARAGKRTIAVRFGRRAALVEYAALVAIAYAAPVAIVAAGLAGPWALLPLASAPLAAQTARGLWRSRPEQMNPFLGATARLLIVYGALLAVGVLL